In the Paenibacillus sp. FSL H7-0357 genome, one interval contains:
- a CDS encoding sugar ABC transporter ATP-binding protein codes for MNPYILEMNNISKEFTGVKALSNVNFKVSKGEIHCLVGENGAGKSTLMKVLSGVYPHGTYSGDIVYEGNVQSFGRISDSVRTGIAIIYQELALFPDLTVYENIFAGNEVKKGAIVDWNQTIVKAKEMLKKVNLNVNPEVLIKDLGVGKQQLVEIAKALSKDVKLLILDEPTAALNEDDSENLLELLRELKKQGITSIMISHKLKEVIAIADHVTVLRDGRTICTLDAAKNEISESVIIKNMVGRDIDDIYPKRNTEHFGNDVLEVKNWTAFDPKLGRDVVKDVNIHVKKGEIVGIAGLMGSGRTELAQSIFGNPKSYKIHGDLYMNGAKKVFKNTKDAINAGIAYVTEDRKGDGLFLIQDIKQNISVSNLEAISSQGMINTNEEVKISNEYKKSMNIKAPSVEQLVGNLSGGNQQKVSLGKWLFVGPTLLILDEPTRGIDVGAKFEIYTIMNKLISEGMSIIMISSELPEVLGMSDRVYVMAEGKIKGELSAKDADQEKIMKLATQ; via the coding sequence ATGAATCCATATATTTTAGAAATGAACAATATTTCCAAGGAATTCACCGGCGTAAAGGCACTCTCGAATGTCAATTTCAAAGTTAGCAAAGGCGAGATTCACTGTCTGGTCGGCGAGAACGGTGCCGGCAAGTCCACACTCATGAAGGTGCTTAGCGGGGTGTATCCGCATGGAACATATTCAGGAGATATTGTCTACGAAGGCAACGTGCAGAGCTTTGGCAGAATTAGCGACAGCGTCAGAACCGGGATCGCAATTATATATCAGGAGTTAGCCCTGTTTCCGGATCTAACCGTTTATGAGAATATTTTTGCCGGGAACGAAGTGAAGAAAGGCGCAATTGTTGATTGGAATCAGACGATTGTCAAAGCGAAGGAAATGCTGAAGAAAGTGAATCTTAACGTCAATCCTGAAGTGCTGATTAAGGATTTGGGTGTCGGCAAGCAGCAGCTGGTCGAAATCGCCAAGGCGCTCAGCAAGGATGTGAAGCTGCTTATTCTCGATGAACCAACAGCCGCGCTTAATGAAGATGATAGTGAGAACTTGCTGGAACTGCTGAGAGAACTGAAGAAACAAGGAATTACCAGCATCATGATCTCCCATAAATTGAAGGAAGTCATTGCCATAGCGGATCATGTCACCGTGCTTCGCGATGGACGGACGATATGCACGCTTGATGCTGCCAAGAATGAAATATCGGAAAGTGTAATTATCAAGAACATGGTCGGCCGTGACATCGATGATATCTACCCTAAACGGAATACTGAGCATTTCGGAAATGATGTGCTGGAGGTCAAGAACTGGACGGCATTTGACCCCAAGCTGGGCCGGGATGTGGTCAAGGATGTGAACATCCACGTGAAAAAGGGCGAGATCGTCGGCATCGCCGGTCTGATGGGCTCAGGCCGGACGGAATTGGCACAAAGCATCTTCGGCAATCCGAAATCCTATAAAATACATGGCGACTTATATATGAACGGCGCCAAAAAAGTATTTAAGAACACCAAAGACGCAATCAATGCGGGAATCGCCTATGTGACGGAAGACCGGAAAGGCGACGGCTTATTTTTGATTCAGGATATCAAGCAAAATATTTCAGTCTCTAATCTTGAGGCCATTTCTTCGCAGGGAATGATCAACACCAATGAAGAAGTGAAGATTTCGAACGAATACAAAAAATCCATGAATATCAAAGCCCCGTCTGTTGAACAGCTGGTCGGTAATTTAAGCGGCGGCAACCAGCAGAAAGTTTCCCTTGGCAAATGGCTGTTTGTAGGACCGACCCTGCTCATTCTGGACGAACCTACACGCGGCATTGACGTCGGAGCGAAATTTGAAATTTATACGATTATGAACAAGCTGATCAGCGAGGGTATGAGCATCATCATGATTTCCTCGGAGCTGCCTGAAGTGCTTGGAATGAGTGACCGCGTGTATGTCATGGCCGAGGGCAAAATCAAAGGCGAGCTGTCCGCAAAGGACGCAGATCAAGAAAAAATAATGAAACTTGCTACGCAATAG
- a CDS encoding sugar ABC transporter permease: MKLFNEAKSLIKVNIRDYGMYIALFVIMLTFSIMTDGLFMSSRNISNLIDATGYIAVLAVGMTLVIVIRHIDLSVGFAAGFLGAIAAIFLTQAGVPVYFTIPLILIMGIIVGLFNGFLVAQMGIPSFVASLAAMLIFRGALLRVTEKTGTIIVKDEHFNAIGNGFIPAIAKVGNLNLLSLIIGALIIVLFIYFEFSKRNNKLKYNFEVLSNGMFTVKLVFVSAIIAYITWILAGYNGFSWTVVIVMIVVVIYHILTTSTVIGRHIYAVGSNPEAANLSGISVKKITYIVFCSMGLLSALSGILFTSRLQSATTTAGTLFELDAIAAAYVGGVSAAGGVGKVTGSIIGAVVMASLSSGMNLLGVGISYQYMIRGGVLAAAVIFDVMTRKQRA, from the coding sequence GTGAAATTATTTAACGAAGCGAAATCATTGATCAAGGTTAATATCCGGGATTATGGGATGTACATTGCTTTATTCGTCATTATGCTGACTTTTTCGATCATGACGGATGGACTGTTTATGTCTTCGCGGAATATAAGCAACTTGATTGATGCCACTGGCTACATTGCTGTTCTGGCTGTCGGAATGACACTGGTCATTGTGATCCGGCATATCGATTTATCCGTCGGTTTTGCAGCCGGGTTCCTGGGGGCAATTGCCGCCATCTTCTTAACGCAGGCAGGAGTTCCGGTCTATTTCACCATTCCGCTTATTTTGATCATGGGGATTATTGTTGGACTCTTTAACGGTTTCCTGGTTGCACAGATGGGTATTCCTTCTTTTGTGGCTTCTCTGGCAGCGATGCTGATTTTCAGAGGTGCGCTGCTCCGGGTCACGGAGAAGACAGGAACCATCATCGTGAAGGATGAGCATTTCAACGCGATCGGCAATGGCTTTATCCCGGCCATCGCCAAGGTTGGCAATTTGAATCTGCTGTCGCTGATTATCGGCGCACTCATTATCGTCCTGTTCATTTATTTTGAATTCTCCAAACGGAACAATAAGCTCAAATACAACTTCGAAGTATTGTCAAACGGCATGTTTACCGTCAAGCTGGTCTTCGTGTCCGCCATCATTGCTTACATCACTTGGATTCTCGCAGGTTATAACGGCTTCTCGTGGACAGTAGTCATCGTGATGATCGTCGTTGTCATCTATCACATTCTGACGACCTCCACTGTAATCGGGCGTCATATCTACGCAGTCGGAAGCAACCCGGAAGCCGCGAATCTAAGCGGGATCAGCGTTAAGAAAATTACGTACATTGTATTTTGCTCCATGGGACTCTTGTCTGCATTGTCGGGGATACTGTTCACCTCCCGCCTGCAGTCGGCGACTACCACAGCAGGAACGCTGTTTGAACTGGATGCCATTGCGGCTGCTTATGTTGGCGGCGTATCCGCTGCCGGCGGGGTAGGTAAGGTTACCGGTTCCATTATCGGTGCGGTCGTTATGGCTTCACTTTCCAGCGGCATGAACCTGCTAGGCGTTGGTATTTCCTATCAGTACATGATCCGTGGCGGCGTGCTGGCCGCAGCTGTAATCTTTGATGTAATGACACGCAAGCAAAGAGCATAG
- a CDS encoding alpha/beta hydrolase, with translation MIVMSKELERSYPHRGCEEHVLYAGERNLEYRILVSHPSGEAPPEGYPVIYALDGNAVFHTLAESARLQTRKPHGYDPVVIVAIGYPSSEPFDMTRRCYDFTMPAELESLPKRPDGSDWPEHGGADSFLDLLQNEIMPLISGLFPVDSQRQSLFGHSLGGLLVLHALFTRPQLFTHYAAGSPSVWWGGYSLLVEQERFSAIYPGLKLQRKLLITIGAEELDHMVEDAEKLPVLLAPLAAEGLQVSLAKFPQEGHVTVLPAALSRLLRFALESQEEAQ, from the coding sequence ATGATTGTAATGAGTAAAGAACTTGAACGGAGTTATCCGCACCGTGGTTGTGAGGAGCATGTCCTCTACGCAGGTGAGCGGAATCTGGAGTACCGGATCCTTGTCTCCCATCCTTCCGGGGAAGCGCCGCCGGAGGGCTACCCGGTCATCTACGCACTCGACGGGAATGCCGTATTTCATACGCTGGCAGAGTCCGCGCGCTTGCAGACACGCAAGCCGCATGGCTATGATCCTGTTGTGATTGTAGCCATCGGCTATCCCTCCAGCGAACCCTTTGACATGACCCGCCGTTGCTATGATTTCACGATGCCTGCGGAGTTAGAATCACTGCCGAAGCGGCCAGACGGCAGTGATTGGCCTGAACATGGAGGCGCGGATAGCTTCCTCGATTTGCTGCAGAACGAGATCATGCCGTTGATCTCCGGGCTGTTTCCTGTGGATAGCCAGCGCCAGTCACTGTTCGGACATTCGCTGGGCGGTCTGCTCGTCCTCCATGCCCTGTTCACACGGCCGCAACTGTTCACGCATTACGCTGCCGGCAGCCCTTCGGTCTGGTGGGGTGGTTATTCCCTGCTAGTTGAGCAGGAGCGGTTCTCCGCCATCTATCCTGGGCTGAAACTACAGCGGAAACTGCTGATCACCATTGGCGCAGAAGAGCTGGATCACATGGTCGAGGATGCCGAGAAGCTGCCGGTTCTGCTCGCCCCACTTGCTGCGGAAGGCTTGCAGGTCAGCCTGGCCAAATTCCCGCAAGAGGGCCATGTTACGGTCCTGCCCGCAGCGCTCAGCCGTCTGCTGAGATTCGCTCTGGAATCACAAGAAGAGGCCCAATAA
- a CDS encoding MBL fold metallo-hydrolase — protein sequence MRDSHHYKVDIEEVKHTNPYFTLQQVSEGVWAAIVIPGSGALGNASIIDLGDVTVVVDTFSLPQAAEFLRSEAELLTGKPVKYIVNTHYHGDHHYGNQVFAGSIIISTALTREVLVQGGAPDLNTWQSGLRNQIEMLEQGEKAAADPRLREALGYEIADKAALLAATPMIHRVTASVTFSRQLIIHGSARSITLLTYGGGHTESDAMVYIEDAKALIAGDLILSHSHPAMLSGFPVAWIEILERIEREIDVNLVIPGHGGVTGRESITEMISYLTDIQAYAENAAQSGESADRWLEKGIPAPYDHWMMSHVYEWNFRWLFNLLLKEERG from the coding sequence ATGAGAGATTCGCACCATTATAAGGTAGATATAGAGGAGGTAAAGCATACGAATCCTTATTTTACATTGCAGCAGGTGTCGGAAGGTGTCTGGGCCGCTATCGTTATTCCCGGAAGTGGAGCTTTGGGGAACGCGTCGATCATAGATCTGGGCGATGTAACAGTAGTTGTAGACACCTTCAGTCTTCCGCAGGCAGCCGAGTTCCTGCGTTCTGAGGCAGAGCTGCTTACGGGAAAGCCAGTGAAATACATAGTCAATACCCATTATCATGGAGATCATCATTATGGCAATCAGGTATTTGCCGGCAGCATCATTATCTCCACAGCGCTTACCCGGGAGGTGCTGGTTCAAGGCGGGGCTCCAGATCTGAATACTTGGCAGAGCGGCCTGCGAAATCAAATCGAAATGCTGGAACAAGGGGAAAAGGCTGCGGCAGATCCCCGGCTCCGCGAAGCACTCGGTTATGAAATTGCCGACAAGGCTGCGCTGCTGGCGGCAACGCCTATGATCCATAGAGTGACAGCATCCGTTACTTTCTCGCGGCAACTGATCATTCACGGCTCGGCCCGTTCGATTACTCTGCTCACCTATGGCGGCGGGCATACGGAAAGCGATGCGATGGTGTATATCGAAGACGCCAAGGCGTTGATTGCCGGTGATCTTATCTTAAGCCACTCCCACCCGGCGATGTTGAGCGGCTTTCCGGTTGCCTGGATTGAGATTCTGGAACGGATTGAGCGCGAGATTGATGTCAATCTGGTTATTCCCGGGCATGGCGGGGTCACCGGCAGGGAAAGCATTACAGAAATGATAAGTTACCTTACTGATATCCAGGCTTACGCGGAAAACGCTGCCCAGAGTGGAGAATCCGCCGATCGCTGGCTGGAGAAGGGGATACCGGCACCGTATGATCATTGGATGATGTCCCATGTATATGAATGGAATTTCCGCTGGCTTTTTAATTTACTACTCAAAGAAGAGAGAGGATAA
- a CDS encoding sugar ABC transporter substrate-binding protein: protein MKKSLRAIPLLLVAMMLAVLVSACGNGAGGKVDVGIVLPTKDEPRWVQDEQRFKDALKDTKYTSEILFSQGSSAKEKENVEALIAKDIKVLIICPQDGDAAAAAAEAAQKAGIKVIAYDRLINNTDAVNYYVTFDSIAVGKAQAQYLVDHAKGKGQPLYLYAGAASDNNAFLFFEGAWSVLQPKISDGTFTIANSSEAVALKDKAELTREERSKIISQVTTNWDANEAKNKAQTHLTAASADQKGDVAILAPNDGTARSIADVFASDSAVTSFIISGQDAEKASIQYVIDGKQSMTVFKDVRNLVKDAINMGVSILDGKTPETTGSYDNGKIEVQAKQTDVQVVDKDNVKAALIDSKYYEASEFTGL from the coding sequence TAGCCATGATGCTTGCCGTGCTGGTATCCGCTTGCGGTAACGGTGCAGGCGGTAAGGTGGATGTAGGCATCGTGCTGCCGACTAAAGATGAGCCGAGATGGGTGCAGGATGAGCAAAGATTCAAGGATGCGCTGAAAGACACCAAATATACCTCGGAGATCCTGTTCAGCCAAGGTTCTTCTGCTAAAGAAAAAGAAAACGTAGAGGCCTTGATTGCCAAAGACATTAAAGTCCTGATCATTTGTCCGCAAGACGGTGATGCCGCCGCTGCAGCAGCTGAGGCCGCTCAAAAAGCAGGCATCAAGGTTATAGCCTATGACCGCCTGATTAACAACACGGATGCCGTTAACTACTATGTAACTTTTGACAGCATCGCAGTAGGTAAAGCACAAGCCCAATACCTGGTGGATCATGCCAAAGGCAAAGGCCAGCCATTGTATTTGTACGCGGGTGCAGCTTCGGATAACAACGCATTTCTGTTCTTTGAAGGCGCTTGGTCTGTGCTTCAGCCGAAGATTTCTGACGGCACATTCACCATCGCCAACTCCAGTGAAGCTGTTGCTCTGAAGGATAAAGCAGAGCTGACCCGTGAGGAACGCAGTAAAATCATCAGCCAGGTGACCACAAACTGGGATGCCAACGAAGCCAAGAACAAAGCACAAACTCACTTGACCGCTGCAAGCGCTGATCAAAAGGGCGATGTGGCCATCCTTGCTCCAAATGACGGCACAGCCCGTTCCATTGCTGACGTATTCGCTTCGGATTCCGCAGTGACCAGCTTCATCATTTCCGGCCAGGATGCTGAGAAGGCTTCCATCCAATACGTCATTGACGGCAAACAATCAATGACCGTGTTCAAGGATGTCCGCAACCTCGTTAAAGATGCAATCAACATGGGGGTTTCCATTCTCGACGGCAAAACGCCTGAAACAACCGGCTCCTACGATAACGGCAAGATTGAAGTACAAGCGAAGCAAACCGATGTTCAAGTCGTTGACAAGGACAATGTCAAAGCAGCACTCATTGATTCCAAATATTACGAAGCCAGCGAGTTCACGGGACTGTAA
- a CDS encoding phosphotransferase — MTLRPDIQAIVDTLQDLGVIEQNSQVSEEMKGTTEGLVYILTVNKEKKYVLKVDRPQSISCAELLLATYPGSSLLPKLLYTDPHGNYILYTYTAGTTHYKRGAKIDWLTGIVTGLLNHYETSSAPQWGRLEMPRDSWAEFNRISLEEARSNVGDILPAEDNDKVQALSGRISGAEDKYLLHGDTGVHNFVFQDHSLVGVIDPSPMVGPLIYDFTYAFCSSPDDLNRITLFKAFDQLKQEAIGHSRLIEEVVFQLYCRIGICARVHPHDLKDYLTAWEHWRTHLV; from the coding sequence ATGACGTTGCGACCTGATATCCAGGCGATAGTTGATACACTTCAGGACCTGGGAGTGATTGAACAGAACAGTCAAGTCAGCGAGGAAATGAAAGGAACGACCGAAGGTCTCGTATACATTCTGACCGTCAATAAGGAAAAGAAATATGTGCTGAAGGTGGACAGGCCGCAGAGCATTTCCTGCGCCGAACTGCTGCTGGCAACGTATCCCGGGAGTTCACTGCTGCCAAAACTGCTGTATACCGATCCGCACGGTAACTACATTCTGTATACCTATACTGCGGGTACAACTCATTATAAACGCGGTGCCAAGATAGATTGGCTGACAGGCATTGTAACCGGTCTTCTGAACCATTATGAAACCTCATCTGCGCCACAATGGGGCCGCCTGGAAATGCCGCGGGATTCATGGGCTGAGTTCAATAGAATCAGTTTAGAAGAGGCACGCTCCAATGTGGGGGACATATTGCCTGCGGAGGATAATGATAAAGTACAAGCCTTGTCCGGCAGAATCTCCGGCGCGGAGGACAAGTATCTTCTGCATGGCGATACAGGTGTTCATAATTTTGTATTTCAGGATCACAGCCTGGTGGGCGTCATTGACCCTTCGCCGATGGTTGGACCACTCATCTATGACTTCACTTATGCGTTCTGTTCCTCACCGGATGACTTGAATAGGATCACCTTGTTTAAGGCGTTTGACCAGCTCAAGCAGGAGGCAATAGGACATTCCAGATTGATAGAAGAGGTAGTCTTCCAGCTGTATTGCCGGATTGGCATCTGTGCCAGAGTCCATCCGCATGACTTGAAGGACTATTTGACCGCTTGGGAGCACTGGAGAACACATCTGGTGTAA
- a CDS encoding GNAT family N-acetyltransferase, whose protein sequence is MLELESKDYFKGLPLLDHVNINTMFARAVLEHLVPGSVYVDAVHNPRAFYVVHSYGMSLLFGEAGNEAFTRGLHDYMTNQAGMRQSAEWLQSDPAAEWTPILDSILSIHNSSLINSGISSLENHSRAIERNTRVNFCFNREAYMDAKAQLPRPDGIIMRTTKEQFLAQSGAVVPRFFWRDEEHFAAEGIGYTLVSDGEAAATSFASCRTAGKLEIGIETAENHRGKGCALAVCSALIDYCLEHNLEPVWACRLENQGSYYLAQKLGFRPAVTLPYYRLAV, encoded by the coding sequence ATGTTAGAACTTGAAAGCAAGGATTATTTCAAAGGCTTGCCGCTGCTCGATCATGTGAATATTAACACAATGTTTGCACGGGCAGTGCTTGAGCACCTTGTTCCCGGCAGCGTTTATGTAGATGCTGTGCACAATCCCCGTGCCTTCTATGTAGTGCATTCCTATGGCATGTCTTTATTGTTTGGAGAGGCCGGCAACGAGGCGTTTACAAGGGGACTTCATGATTATATGACTAATCAAGCAGGAATGAGACAGAGTGCGGAGTGGCTGCAAAGTGATCCGGCAGCAGAGTGGACCCCTATCCTTGATTCTATTTTATCTATTCATAACAGCTCTCTGATAAACAGCGGAATTTCATCCCTGGAGAATCATTCCCGGGCCATTGAGCGGAATACAAGAGTGAACTTCTGCTTCAACCGAGAAGCCTACATGGATGCCAAGGCGCAGCTTCCGCGACCTGACGGCATTATCATGCGTACGACCAAAGAACAGTTCCTGGCTCAGAGCGGAGCGGTCGTTCCCCGGTTTTTTTGGCGGGATGAGGAGCATTTTGCTGCCGAAGGGATAGGCTATACTTTAGTTTCAGACGGTGAAGCTGCCGCTACCTCTTTTGCGTCTTGCCGCACTGCGGGGAAGCTGGAGATCGGAATCGAAACGGCGGAGAATCATCGCGGAAAAGGCTGCGCACTTGCTGTATGCTCAGCACTGATCGATTATTGTCTGGAGCATAATCTGGAGCCGGTATGGGCTTGTCGTTTGGAAAATCAAGGTTCATATTATTTGGCGCAAAAGCTTGGTTTTAGGCCGGCGGTTACTCTGCCATATTACCGGCTGGCTGTGTAA